A DNA window from Bacteroides cellulosilyticus contains the following coding sequences:
- a CDS encoding glycoside hydrolase family 2 TIM barrel-domain containing protein: MKKLSTLFLMTLLAASLQAQRSESLLEKNWKFTKGDAPEAMKPEFDDRKWETVTVPHDWAIFGPFDRNNDLQEVAITQNFEKKASVKTGRTGGLPYVGIGWYRTTFDVTADKQTTLVFDGAMSEARVYVNGQEACFWPFGYNSFHCDVTSLLNKDGKNNTLAVRLENKPQSSRWYPGAGLYRNVRVVTTGKVHVPVWGTQLTTPHVADEYASVRLLTTIANDEGKDIRIVTEIISPDGKVVATKDNTRKINHGQPFEQNFLVDAPCLWSPETPYLYKAVSKIYADGKQTDEYTTRFGIRSIEIIADKGFFLNGKHRKFQGVCNHHDLGPLGAAINVAALRRQLTMLKDMGCDAIRTAHNMPAPELVQLCDEMGFMMMLEPFDEWDIAKCTNGYHRYFNEWAERDMINMLHQYRNNPCVVMWSIGNEVPTQCSPEGYKVASFLQDICHREDPTRPVTCGMDQVTCVLKNGFAAMIDVPGFNYRAHRYLEAYEQLPQNIVLGSETSSTVSSRGVYKFPVEKRGDAKYEDHQSSGYDLEHCSWSNVPDEDFALADDYDWTIGQFVWTGFDYLGEPSPYDTDAWPSHSSLFGIIDLASLPKDRYYLYRSLWNKQANTLHVLPHWTWPGREGENTPVFVYTSYPSAELFVNGKSFGKQRKLTAEESKALQGKDALALQRRYRLMWMDVPYEPGEVKVVAYDASGKSVEEKVIRTAGKPHHLEVIADRSQLKADGKDLAYITVRVVDKDGNLCPADSRLVNFSVKGAGRYRAAANGDATSLDLFHLPKMPAFSGQLTAIVQTAEQPGEIVFEAKAKGVKSGKLMLRTLK, encoded by the coding sequence ATGAAAAAACTATCGACTTTATTCTTAATGACCTTACTCGCTGCCTCCCTGCAAGCGCAACGCAGCGAGTCTCTTCTTGAGAAGAACTGGAAATTCACCAAAGGCGACGCTCCGGAAGCTATGAAACCGGAGTTTGACGACCGCAAGTGGGAAACCGTAACCGTGCCTCACGACTGGGCCATCTTCGGTCCCTTCGACCGCAACAACGACTTGCAGGAAGTGGCAATAACGCAGAACTTCGAGAAGAAAGCTTCCGTCAAGACCGGGCGCACAGGCGGGCTTCCTTATGTGGGTATCGGCTGGTATCGTACTACTTTTGATGTCACCGCCGATAAGCAGACCACTCTTGTCTTCGATGGCGCTATGAGTGAAGCCCGTGTCTACGTCAATGGGCAGGAAGCCTGTTTCTGGCCGTTCGGTTATAATTCTTTCCATTGCGATGTCACTTCTCTTTTGAATAAAGACGGTAAGAACAATACTCTGGCTGTTCGTCTGGAAAACAAACCGCAGTCTTCCCGCTGGTATCCCGGAGCCGGGCTTTATCGTAATGTGCGTGTAGTGACTACCGGGAAAGTGCATGTTCCTGTATGGGGCACACAATTGACTACGCCCCATGTTGCCGATGAATATGCTTCAGTTCGCTTGTTGACCACTATTGCCAATGATGAGGGGAAAGATATCCGTATCGTTACGGAGATTATCTCACCGGATGGTAAAGTCGTAGCAACGAAGGATAATACCCGTAAGATTAATCACGGTCAGCCTTTCGAACAAAACTTTCTGGTGGATGCTCCTTGCCTGTGGTCACCGGAAACACCTTATTTATATAAGGCAGTTTCTAAAATCTATGCCGATGGCAAGCAAACGGATGAATATACTACCCGTTTCGGTATCCGCAGCATAGAAATCATAGCTGATAAGGGTTTCTTCCTGAATGGCAAGCACCGTAAATTCCAGGGTGTGTGCAATCATCATGATCTTGGGCCGTTGGGCGCGGCTATCAATGTTGCCGCTTTACGCCGCCAGCTTACTATGCTGAAAGATATGGGTTGCGATGCCATCCGTACAGCTCATAATATGCCTGCGCCGGAATTAGTGCAACTTTGTGATGAAATGGGATTCATGATGATGCTGGAACCTTTCGATGAATGGGATATTGCCAAATGTACAAACGGCTATCACCGTTACTTCAATGAGTGGGCGGAGCGTGATATGATAAATATGTTGCATCAATATCGTAATAATCCTTGTGTTGTGATGTGGAGCATTGGTAATGAAGTTCCTACCCAATGTAGTCCCGAAGGTTATAAGGTGGCTTCTTTCTTGCAGGATATCTGCCACCGCGAAGACCCGACGCGTCCCGTAACTTGTGGTATGGACCAGGTGACTTGTGTCTTGAAGAACGGCTTTGCCGCCATGATTGATGTTCCCGGTTTCAACTATCGCGCACATCGTTATTTGGAAGCTTATGAACAACTACCACAGAACATTGTGCTTGGTTCGGAAACATCTTCTACTGTCAGTTCTCGTGGTGTATATAAATTCCCTGTAGAGAAACGCGGCGATGCAAAGTATGAGGATCATCAATCTTCAGGCTATGATCTGGAACATTGCTCCTGGTCTAATGTGCCTGATGAGGACTTTGCCCTTGCCGATGATTATGACTGGACTATCGGGCAGTTTGTCTGGACAGGCTTTGATTATCTGGGTGAACCCTCACCATACGATACGGATGCCTGGCCAAGCCATAGTTCGCTGTTTGGCATCATCGATCTTGCCAGTCTGCCCAAAGACCGTTACTATCTTTACCGCAGTCTTTGGAATAAGCAGGCTAATACTCTTCATGTTCTTCCTCATTGGACTTGGCCGGGTAGGGAAGGGGAGAACACTCCTGTGTTTGTCTATACGAGCTATCCGTCGGCTGAGCTTTTTGTTAATGGTAAGAGCTTCGGCAAGCAGCGTAAACTCACTGCCGAAGAGAGTAAAGCATTGCAGGGGAAAGATGCTCTTGCTTTGCAGCGTCGTTACCGCCTGATGTGGATGGATGTTCCTTATGAACCGGGTGAAGTGAAAGTGGTCGCATACGATGCTTCCGGCAAATCCGTAGAGGAAAAAGTAATCCGTACCGCCGGTAAACCTCACCATCTGGAAGTGATTGCCGACCGCAGTCAGCTGAAAGCTGATGGCAAGGATTTGGCTTATATCACCGTCCGCGTAGTTGATAAAGACGGTAATCTTTGTCCTGCCGACAGCCGGCTTGTTAATTTCTCAGTGAAAGGTGCCGGTCGTTATCGTGCTGCTGCCAATGGCGATGCTACTTCGCTCGACTTATTCCATTTACCGAAGATGCCCGCCTTCAGCGGTCAGTTAACGGCAATTGTTCAAACGGCTGAACAACCCGGCGAAATCGTTTTCGAGGCTAAGGCTAAGGGGGTGAAATCCGGTAAACTTATGCTGAGAACTTTAAAATAA
- a CDS encoding arabinogalactan endo-beta-1,4-galactanase has translation MKLMNILLAGLLLWGAAACSDDDKPTFPEEPAYDMTGFAKGADVSWLTQMEASGKKFYNASGRETECMTLLRDLGMNSIRLRVWVNPSDGWCNKSDVVAKAWRAHQLGMRVMIDFHYSDVWADPGSQYKPAAWVGLSLDELKTAIADHTKDVLNALKEKGITPEWVQVGNEITPGMLWDEDATVSGATYDVPKEGVTYAKNEKNFADFITTGSNAVKEVFPNAKVIVHLHDGNNNGTYRWIFDILKANNTPYDVIAMSLYPGTDNWQEMVAACVANMEDMVSRYNKEVMIAEVGMPWDEPEISKSCLTELIAKSKAIEQCLGVFYWEPQSYGSWNGYTLGAFDESGKPTVALDAFNQ, from the coding sequence ATGAAATTAATGAATATATTATTAGCCGGCTTGCTCCTTTGGGGAGCAGCCGCTTGCAGTGACGATGATAAACCGACATTTCCCGAAGAACCGGCTTATGACATGACCGGCTTTGCCAAAGGTGCCGATGTCAGTTGGTTGACACAGATGGAAGCGTCGGGAAAGAAGTTCTACAACGCTTCCGGTCGTGAAACGGAGTGTATGACTTTATTGCGTGACCTGGGCATGAACTCCATCCGCCTGCGTGTATGGGTGAATCCTTCGGATGGTTGGTGCAATAAGAGTGATGTTGTGGCGAAAGCCTGGCGTGCCCATCAACTGGGTATGCGGGTGATGATTGACTTCCATTACAGTGATGTATGGGCAGATCCGGGTAGCCAGTATAAGCCTGCCGCCTGGGTGGGACTTTCGCTTGATGAACTGAAGACAGCAATTGCCGACCATACCAAAGATGTGCTGAATGCCTTGAAAGAGAAAGGTATTACTCCCGAATGGGTGCAGGTGGGTAATGAGATTACTCCCGGTATGTTGTGGGATGAGGATGCCACGGTGAGCGGTGCCACGTATGACGTTCCGAAGGAGGGCGTGACTTATGCGAAAAATGAGAAGAACTTTGCAGATTTTATCACAACCGGTTCGAATGCAGTGAAAGAGGTATTCCCCAATGCAAAAGTTATTGTACATTTGCATGATGGAAACAACAACGGTACCTATCGCTGGATATTCGATATTCTGAAAGCCAACAACACTCCTTATGATGTCATAGCTATGTCCCTTTATCCCGGAACAGATAACTGGCAAGAGATGGTTGCCGCCTGTGTGGCCAATATGGAGGATATGGTGAGCCGTTATAATAAGGAGGTTATGATTGCCGAAGTCGGCATGCCGTGGGATGAGCCTGAAATCTCAAAATCTTGCCTGACCGAGCTGATTGCCAAATCTAAAGCAATCGAACAGTGTCTTGGCGTTTTCTATTGGGAACCGCAGTCTTATGGCAGTTGGAACGGATATACGTTGGGAGCTTTTGATGAAAGTGGTAAACCGACTGTTGCACTGGACGCATTTAATCAATAA
- a CDS encoding DUF5114 domain-containing protein has protein sequence MKTMKNFLLLLAAVFSFASCEKDEDKIYLSSIESGELVATESTVVLSQENSNDIVLSLAWTKDALQISDPALSAIDVTIQTLQVSTTQDFSGVVSENVETSLSKAYTGAALNALAKNIGANPDVANNVYFRLAAQTGKNMTPVYSNVVTVAVTPYTIDMSLGYILNADKAETGVTLYSAASDGQYLGFMGATAWYNFFMKEGDGTVWGNDGVTGTAFLMSSEESSWNFWFPGMGGCYYVDANTNKKAWSALYIPSLTLTGDVAGTMTFDRPNVKWTYAFSAAQAGNITFKVNGTGRLYDSSTGTDGSDSDANLGIETPVSFAQNGENLIFGGEAGNITVNVPAAGECTLVIDLSNPKQWTVEVTSGSAEPEPVRETLYMLGISEGEGDWNFNNYLRLYDEDNLGYAGVADVNSPWGYQIAIEEGNWGDVYKLGEGDANAGTLAFNAENNIPAPDGGLYFFDVSLKALTYKLTAIGNEIYVAGLNKLKDEDWTFEPLPATATGGVYSGSITITQPSAWGFKIYLFNGDWNYVYGGSAGKLYYKSNNGITDDATLAPGTYTLTVDLINATYTIE, from the coding sequence ATGAAGACAATGAAGAATTTCCTTCTCCTTCTTGCGGCAGTCTTTAGTTTTGCCTCTTGCGAAAAGGATGAAGACAAAATATATCTGAGCAGTATTGAATCCGGTGAACTGGTTGCGACGGAAAGTACAGTCGTCTTGTCGCAGGAAAACAGTAATGACATTGTCCTGTCTTTGGCATGGACGAAAGATGCCTTGCAGATCAGTGACCCTGCTTTGTCGGCTATTGATGTGACCATCCAGACCTTGCAGGTTTCCACTACTCAGGATTTTTCGGGTGTGGTGAGCGAAAATGTAGAAACTTCCCTCTCGAAGGCTTATACCGGTGCTGCCTTGAATGCACTGGCCAAGAATATCGGTGCCAATCCTGATGTGGCGAATAACGTTTATTTCCGGCTTGCTGCGCAGACGGGAAAGAATATGACCCCTGTTTACTCTAATGTAGTTACAGTAGCGGTCACTCCCTATACGATTGACATGAGTCTGGGGTATATTCTTAATGCCGATAAGGCAGAAACCGGTGTGACACTCTATTCGGCTGCTTCCGACGGGCAATATCTGGGTTTCATGGGAGCCACTGCCTGGTACAACTTCTTTATGAAAGAAGGTGATGGAACGGTTTGGGGTAATGATGGCGTAACAGGAACGGCCTTTCTGATGTCTTCGGAAGAATCCTCCTGGAACTTCTGGTTCCCCGGAATGGGCGGTTGTTATTATGTGGATGCAAACACTAACAAGAAAGCTTGGTCGGCCCTTTACATACCGTCTCTTACGCTTACAGGCGATGTGGCAGGTACAATGACTTTTGATCGTCCGAATGTGAAATGGACGTATGCATTTAGTGCTGCACAGGCGGGAAATATTACATTCAAGGTAAACGGAACCGGTCGTCTATACGATTCTTCTACGGGCACCGATGGTTCGGATAGTGATGCCAACTTAGGAATTGAAACTCCTGTAAGTTTTGCGCAAAACGGAGAAAATCTTATCTTTGGCGGAGAAGCGGGTAATATCACTGTGAATGTTCCGGCAGCGGGAGAATGTACTTTGGTTATTGATTTGAGCAATCCGAAACAGTGGACGGTAGAAGTAACCAGTGGCAGTGCCGAGCCCGAACCGGTGAGAGAGACTCTTTATATGCTGGGTATCAGTGAAGGAGAAGGTGACTGGAACTTCAATAACTACCTCCGGCTTTATGATGAGGATAATCTGGGATATGCCGGTGTGGCGGATGTTAATTCTCCCTGGGGATATCAGATTGCAATAGAAGAAGGTAATTGGGGAGATGTTTATAAATTGGGCGAAGGCGATGCCAATGCCGGAACGTTAGCTTTTAATGCGGAGAACAATATTCCTGCACCGGATGGCGGTCTTTACTTCTTTGATGTATCATTGAAAGCATTGACTTATAAATTGACGGCTATAGGCAATGAAATTTATGTTGCCGGTCTCAATAAACTGAAAGATGAAGACTGGACTTTTGAGCCATTACCCGCTACAGCTACCGGTGGTGTATATAGTGGCAGTATCACTATTACCCAACCGTCTGCCTGGGGATTTAAGATTTATCTTTTTAATGGAGACTGGAATTACGTTTATGGCGGAAGTGCCGGGAAACTCTATTACAAGAGCAATAACGGCATCACGGATGATGCTACGCTGGCGCCGGGCACATACACTCTGACTGTAGATTTAATTAATGCAACCTATACTATTGAATAA
- a CDS encoding RagB/SusD family nutrient uptake outer membrane protein, whose amino-acid sequence MKKIFYTVLLFAGTLFTTSCLDDLNQYPHTETTSADVYTSAANYKAVLGKLYVSFVIAGQEKGGGDKDLDSNFGYDYMRCYFNMQECGTDEVVYTWLGGEKMSGLTYLSWDANDAWVSDTYYRIYYTIALCNEFLRNATDGQIEKFSESEQAEIRHYRAEARFLRALAYYHALDLYRNIPLVTENDPVGSYLPPRYTATQMFEYLETELKDVDADLLDRTECEYGRACKQAAYALLARLYLNAEVYTGTAHWTDCITYCNEILKAGYTLEGDYAKLFNADNHNRTNEIIYAFPVDATHTVSWGATTYIICGGVNNTSDTQVPADYGVSSGWGNFRLRGELPDLFSDGDGRGMFYTEGQTKTIDVVENQSNGYLPEKWTNLTDAGEAASNSNDGGVNTDFPVFRLADVYLMLAEAVVRGGEGSSRSTALGYVNDLRRRAFGNDSGNITDGQLTADFILDERARELYLECVRRTDLIRYGKFTTSSYLWQWKGGVMNGQAVDNKYNIYPIPSTELTANPNLYNENY is encoded by the coding sequence ATGAAAAAGATATTCTATACCGTACTGCTTTTTGCCGGTACACTATTCACAACCTCCTGTTTGGATGACCTCAACCAGTATCCGCATACGGAAACCACTTCGGCTGATGTTTATACGTCCGCAGCTAACTATAAAGCCGTCTTAGGAAAACTTTATGTGTCTTTCGTCATTGCCGGACAAGAAAAAGGCGGCGGAGATAAAGACCTCGACAGTAACTTCGGTTACGACTATATGCGCTGTTACTTCAATATGCAGGAATGTGGCACCGACGAGGTGGTCTACACCTGGCTGGGAGGCGAAAAAATGAGTGGGCTTACTTATCTGAGTTGGGATGCCAATGATGCGTGGGTGTCCGATACGTATTATCGTATTTACTATACCATAGCGCTTTGCAATGAATTCCTGCGTAATGCCACCGACGGGCAGATTGAAAAATTCAGTGAGAGTGAGCAGGCGGAAATACGCCATTATCGGGCTGAAGCCCGTTTTCTCCGTGCATTGGCATACTATCATGCACTCGATCTTTATCGTAACATACCTCTCGTCACCGAGAATGATCCTGTAGGCAGCTATCTGCCGCCACGCTACACTGCTACACAAATGTTCGAGTATCTGGAGACGGAATTGAAAGATGTGGATGCAGACTTGCTGGACCGCACAGAATGTGAATACGGCCGTGCCTGCAAACAAGCCGCTTATGCCCTGTTGGCACGCTTATATCTCAATGCGGAAGTTTATACGGGTACTGCCCATTGGACGGATTGCATCACCTACTGCAACGAAATCCTGAAAGCGGGTTATACGCTGGAAGGTGATTATGCCAAACTGTTCAATGCCGACAACCATAACCGTACCAATGAAATCATCTATGCTTTTCCGGTGGATGCAACACACACCGTATCGTGGGGAGCAACTACTTATATCATCTGCGGAGGCGTGAATAACACTTCCGATACTCAGGTACCTGCCGATTACGGTGTATCTTCCGGTTGGGGCAATTTCCGCCTGCGAGGCGAACTTCCCGATCTTTTCAGTGATGGTGATGGCCGGGGGATGTTCTATACTGAGGGACAGACCAAAACAATAGATGTGGTGGAAAACCAAAGCAACGGTTATCTTCCGGAGAAATGGACTAACCTGACTGATGCGGGCGAAGCCGCTTCCAATAGCAACGACGGTGGTGTGAATACCGATTTCCCGGTTTTCCGTCTGGCGGATGTCTATCTGATGTTGGCTGAGGCTGTAGTGAGAGGGGGAGAAGGCAGCAGCCGTTCCACAGCTTTAGGTTATGTCAACGACTTGCGCAGACGTGCCTTTGGTAACGATTCGGGGAATATTACCGACGGACAGTTGACCGCCGACTTTATTCTTGACGAGCGTGCCCGTGAACTCTATCTGGAGTGTGTCCGCCGCACGGATCTGATACGTTACGGCAAGTTTACCACTTCCAGCTATCTGTGGCAGTGGAAAGGCGGTGTGATGAACGGACAGGCGGTAGACAACAAATATAACATTTATCCTATTCCGTCCACCGAACTGACGGCTAACCCGAATCTTTATAACGAAAACTATTAA
- a CDS encoding SusC/RagA family TonB-linked outer membrane protein codes for MRNKTLRHRVTAFLCLLCIALSAITSPLSAQDGRKVTGHVVDDTNEPLIGASILVVGTSTGVITDLDGNFSIVVPSGATTLQISYVGYETMTVPIPDNNTVNVKMKSDSQVLSDVVVIGYGTTRKSDLTGSVSNVSSKDFNSGLISSPEQLINGKVSGVQIMSNSGSPTAGSTIRIRGGASLNASNDPLIVLDGVPLETGGISGNDGNFLALINPSDIESMTILKDASSTAIYGSRASNGVIIITTKKGSTDRMKVSFTTTNSIQTRTKLNDMLSREEFINVVNTQGSDAQKALLGNANTDWNDKIYHNAFGTDNNLSLSGRLAKNFPIRVSLGYYNQDGLVKTDNAERITGSVSLSPSFFDDHLKLNFNVKGSRNDNRFANSNAIWNAATWNPTIPVYSGNNTFGGYTEATDNVGQLVTGGTVNPLGALKQYKSTSRVSRLVGNFDVDYKMHFLPELKFHATLGYDYAKGQGKIYVPAEAAQYETTHGRDYKYGPQKNTNRLLTTYFNYNKYLDSWKSSIDATVGYDYQYWKSTSPQYSELSTLGEIQSTTAASDERHVLLSYYARLNYTFDSRYMLTATMRRDGTSRFSKDNRWGTFPSVALAWRVSEEAFLKDNAVLSNLKLRASYGVTGQQDGIGNYNYLPVYTASQSGAEAQFGNQYITTYRPEAYVSNLKWETTTAWNAGFDFGFLEDRITGSFDYYTRQTKDLLATVASPAGTNFDKNILTNVGNVDSQGIEVSLNASPIQSKNWNWDVSFNMTWQKMKVKNLSLVEGGAATNISAGASIDGQNVQVLSEGYEPYMFYVYKQLYDAETGKPIEGAYADLNNDGEINSGDLYRYKSPTPDFIFGFSTSLNYKKWTLSTSLRANVGNYVYNGMAMNTGAWETMSYNSFQLNNLHSSYLNTGFQSRQHLSDYYVENGSFLKMDNLSLSYNFGRVCRWLSLNASVMVQNVFCITKYSGVDPEVPSGMDSSFYPRPRTYSLSLGLEF; via the coding sequence ATGAGAAACAAAACCTTAAGACATCGCGTCACAGCTTTTCTATGTCTGCTGTGCATCGCACTATCAGCAATTACGAGCCCGCTTTCCGCTCAGGACGGAAGAAAAGTAACCGGGCATGTCGTAGACGACACGAACGAACCCCTTATCGGCGCCAGTATCCTGGTGGTAGGCACCAGTACCGGCGTGATAACCGATCTTGACGGAAACTTTTCCATTGTTGTACCTTCGGGAGCTACCACTTTGCAAATCTCCTATGTGGGCTATGAAACTATGACTGTTCCCATTCCGGACAACAATACCGTGAATGTAAAGATGAAAAGTGACTCTCAGGTACTGAGTGATGTGGTTGTTATCGGTTACGGAACAACCCGCAAAAGTGACCTGACGGGATCTGTCTCTAATGTCAGCAGCAAGGATTTCAATTCCGGGCTGATTTCCTCGCCCGAACAACTGATTAACGGTAAAGTATCGGGTGTACAGATTATGAGTAATAGTGGCTCGCCCACAGCCGGAAGTACCATCCGTATCCGTGGCGGCGCTTCGCTGAATGCCAGTAACGACCCGCTTATCGTGTTGGATGGCGTACCCCTTGAAACGGGTGGTATCAGTGGTAATGACGGTAACTTTTTGGCATTAATCAATCCGAGCGATATAGAAAGTATGACTATCCTGAAAGATGCTTCGTCCACCGCCATCTACGGTTCGCGCGCGTCAAACGGTGTCATTATCATTACTACCAAGAAAGGAAGTACTGACCGTATGAAAGTGAGTTTCACAACTACCAATTCCATACAGACCCGTACTAAATTGAACGATATGCTCTCACGCGAAGAGTTCATCAATGTGGTCAATACTCAGGGTTCGGATGCACAGAAAGCCTTGCTGGGTAATGCCAACACGGATTGGAATGACAAAATCTATCATAACGCTTTCGGTACGGACAATAATCTCAGCCTGTCCGGTCGTCTGGCAAAGAACTTTCCTATCCGTGTGTCTTTAGGTTATTATAACCAGGATGGTTTGGTGAAGACGGACAATGCAGAGCGCATCACAGGAAGTGTATCCTTATCTCCCAGTTTCTTTGACGACCATCTGAAACTGAACTTCAATGTGAAAGGTTCGCGTAACGACAACCGTTTCGCCAATTCAAATGCCATTTGGAATGCAGCAACCTGGAACCCTACCATTCCGGTTTATTCGGGTAACAATACGTTTGGCGGATACACTGAGGCTACTGACAATGTAGGGCAGTTGGTTACAGGTGGTACGGTCAATCCTCTGGGGGCTCTCAAGCAGTATAAATCAACCAGCCGTGTGTCCCGTCTGGTCGGTAACTTTGATGTGGACTACAAAATGCACTTCCTGCCCGAACTGAAATTTCATGCTACTTTGGGGTATGATTATGCCAAGGGACAAGGCAAAATATATGTTCCGGCTGAGGCAGCCCAGTATGAGACAACTCATGGGCGTGATTATAAATATGGCCCGCAAAAGAATACCAACCGCCTGCTGACTACTTATTTCAATTACAATAAATACCTCGACTCCTGGAAGAGCAGCATTGATGCCACTGTGGGATATGATTATCAATACTGGAAGAGTACTTCCCCTCAATACAGTGAACTGAGCACATTAGGCGAGATACAAAGTACGACTGCCGCTTCCGACGAGCGCCATGTGCTTCTCTCTTACTATGCGCGTCTGAACTATACTTTTGATTCGCGTTATATGCTGACGGCCACCATGCGTCGTGATGGTACCTCTCGTTTCAGCAAAGATAACCGTTGGGGAACTTTCCCCTCTGTAGCTCTGGCCTGGAGAGTCAGTGAAGAGGCTTTCCTGAAAGACAATGCAGTGTTGAGTAACCTGAAACTCCGTGCCAGTTACGGTGTCACCGGTCAGCAGGATGGCATTGGTAACTATAATTACCTGCCCGTTTATACAGCCAGCCAGAGTGGGGCGGAAGCACAGTTCGGAAATCAGTACATCACCACCTACCGCCCTGAGGCATACGTCTCTAATTTGAAATGGGAGACTACTACCGCCTGGAATGCCGGTTTTGATTTTGGCTTCCTTGAAGACCGTATTACCGGTAGCTTTGATTACTATACCCGCCAGACCAAGGACCTGTTGGCTACTGTTGCCTCTCCCGCCGGTACTAATTTCGATAAGAATATCCTGACCAATGTGGGTAATGTAGATAGTCAGGGTATTGAAGTTTCCCTGAACGCCAGCCCCATTCAAAGCAAGAACTGGAACTGGGATGTCAGCTTCAACATGACCTGGCAAAAGATGAAAGTCAAGAACCTCTCTCTGGTAGAAGGTGGTGCTGCCACCAACATCTCGGCCGGTGCCTCCATTGACGGACAAAATGTGCAGGTGTTGAGCGAAGGCTACGAACCTTATATGTTCTACGTCTATAAACAGCTTTACGATGCCGAAACCGGCAAACCCATCGAGGGAGCTTATGCCGACCTGAACAATGACGGTGAGATAAACTCAGGTGACCTTTATCGCTATAAATCACCTACACCCGACTTTATCTTCGGCTTCAGTACTTCGCTGAACTATAAGAAGTGGACGCTGAGCACCAGTCTTCGTGCCAATGTGGGGAATTACGTATATAACGGTATGGCTATGAACACCGGTGCCTGGGAGACGATGAGCTATAACTCATTCCAGTTGAATAATCTGCACAGCAGTTATCTGAATACCGGTTTCCAAAGCCGCCAGCACTTATCGGACTATTATGTGGAGAACGGCTCATTCCTGAAAATGGATAACCTGTCACTATCCTACAACTTTGGCCGTGTATGCCGCTGGCTCAGTTTGAATGCCAGTGTCATGGTGCAAAACGTATTTTGCATAACCAAGTATTCGGGTGTTGATCCGGAGGTTCCGAGTGGAATGGATTCTTCTTTCTATCCCCGTCCGCGTACTTACTCACTCAGCCTGGGACTTGAATTCTAA